One genomic segment of Pelagerythrobacter marensis includes these proteins:
- the dnaE gene encoding DNA polymerase III subunit alpha, whose translation MSFAPFVPLRVLSSYSMLEGAIDPKAIAKLAKERGFPAIAICDRNGLYGAVMFAKACFDEGIQPIIGTLLGVARDAEGKRIDYLPLYAQDETGWDNLCHLVSRAHLDRSLELEPHVAMGDFDGRTDGLIALTGASEGPLTRLLAEGQNDHAEALLERLEGLFPGRLYIELARRDDPVENAAEDALVDLAYRRDLPLVATNPANFAEPHMYHAHDAMLCIAGSTHIEAEDRARSNREAWVKPADMMAEMFDDLPEATANTLVVAQRCAFAPPNRAPILPSLAGDLEGEARMLADDARKGLEARLSAYEDLSEEERKVYFERLDFEVDIIVGMGFPGYFLIVADFIKWAKEQDIPVGPGRGSGAGSLVAWSLTITDLDPIRLGLLFERFLNPERVSMPDFDIDFCETRRGEVIRYVQRKYGHDHVAQIITFGKLKARAVLRDCGRILQMSYGHVDRLCKMVPNHPTDPWTLPRALNGAADFKREYDNDNDVKRLVDLAMQLEGFPRNSSTHAAGVVIGDRPLAKLVPLYRDPRSDMPVTQFDMKHVESSGLVKFDFLGLKTLSVLQKAVQLLEKRGITVDLGQLAWDDPAVYELLKRGDTVGVFQLESEGMRRTLTAVKPTKFEDIIALVSLYRPGPMDNIPLFGKRKGGEVPIEYPHPKLEQILAETYGIFVYQEQVMQAAQILAGYSLGDADLLRRAMGKKVQAEMDAQRERFVEGCKAVSGIEAKQANELFDLIDKFAGYGFNKSHAAAYALLAYQTAWLKAHYPEEFYAASMCFDMHQSEKLALFVDDARRGGVEVRTPDVNRSEAEFTVERTDEGYAVRYALAGIRNVGEKAMEALVAEREANGWFESLQDLFERVPKGSMNSRQLEGLICAGALDSLDPDRGRLFANIDMLLAIADAANRERESGQAGLFGGEEAAGDTLRLKEAEPWSRSDRMANERENFGFYFSAHPVEQYRAIASANGARSYQSLMEGGGPAGGRQPAVMAAMVEKVNKGRTRRGGEFVRADFSDSTGQFSAACFEESLVESFQKWATEGTCVLLNVELDSPSPDEPPRVTVRGARPLDDVKSGSRMVLSMDVSATEALTELKMALAIGTPGHGEVYVRLKTGMGEEPLLRLGRDYQIDGELAERLAEVPGLDNVSLTTRRGAGNLRLVA comes from the coding sequence ATGTCCTTCGCCCCCTTCGTTCCCCTTCGCGTGCTTTCGTCCTATTCGATGCTCGAAGGCGCGATCGATCCGAAGGCGATCGCCAAGCTGGCGAAGGAACGCGGCTTCCCCGCAATCGCAATCTGCGACCGCAATGGCCTCTACGGCGCGGTCATGTTCGCCAAGGCCTGTTTCGACGAGGGTATCCAGCCGATCATCGGCACCCTGCTGGGCGTGGCGCGCGATGCCGAAGGCAAGCGGATCGATTACCTGCCGCTCTATGCCCAGGATGAAACCGGGTGGGACAATCTGTGCCATCTGGTCAGCCGCGCGCACCTCGACCGTTCGCTGGAACTGGAACCCCATGTCGCGATGGGCGACTTCGACGGGAGGACCGATGGCCTGATCGCGCTGACCGGCGCGAGCGAGGGGCCGCTGACGCGCCTTCTGGCGGAAGGGCAGAACGATCATGCCGAGGCGCTGCTGGAACGGCTGGAGGGGCTGTTTCCCGGAAGGCTCTATATCGAACTGGCCCGGCGCGACGATCCGGTGGAGAACGCGGCGGAAGACGCGCTGGTCGACCTCGCCTATCGCCGCGACCTGCCGCTGGTGGCGACCAACCCGGCCAATTTCGCCGAGCCGCACATGTACCATGCGCACGACGCCATGCTGTGCATCGCCGGGTCGACCCATATCGAGGCGGAAGACCGCGCGCGCTCCAACCGTGAGGCATGGGTGAAGCCGGCCGACATGATGGCCGAGATGTTCGACGACTTGCCCGAGGCGACGGCCAATACCCTCGTCGTCGCGCAGCGCTGTGCCTTCGCGCCGCCTAACCGCGCCCCGATCCTGCCCAGCCTGGCCGGCGATCTGGAAGGCGAGGCGCGGATGCTGGCGGATGACGCGCGCAAGGGGCTGGAGGCACGCCTTTCGGCCTACGAGGATCTGAGCGAGGAAGAGCGCAAGGTCTATTTCGAACGGCTCGATTTCGAAGTCGACATCATCGTCGGCATGGGCTTTCCCGGCTACTTCCTGATCGTTGCCGACTTCATCAAGTGGGCCAAGGAACAGGACATTCCCGTCGGGCCGGGGCGTGGTTCGGGCGCGGGCAGCCTGGTCGCCTGGTCGCTGACGATCACCGATCTCGACCCGATCCGGCTGGGGCTGCTGTTCGAACGCTTCCTCAACCCCGAGCGCGTTTCGATGCCGGACTTCGACATCGACTTCTGCGAAACCCGCCGCGGCGAAGTGATCCGTTATGTTCAGCGCAAATATGGCCACGATCACGTCGCGCAGATCATCACCTTCGGCAAGCTGAAGGCGCGCGCCGTGCTGCGCGATTGCGGGCGCATCCTTCAGATGAGCTACGGCCACGTCGACCGGTTGTGCAAGATGGTGCCCAACCACCCGACCGACCCCTGGACCCTGCCGCGCGCGCTGAACGGCGCGGCCGATTTCAAGCGCGAGTACGACAACGACAACGATGTGAAGCGCCTCGTCGATCTGGCGATGCAGCTGGAAGGGTTCCCGCGCAACAGCTCGACCCACGCGGCCGGCGTGGTGATCGGCGACCGGCCGCTGGCCAAACTGGTTCCGCTCTACCGCGATCCGCGCTCGGACATGCCGGTGACGCAGTTCGACATGAAGCACGTGGAAAGCTCGGGCCTGGTCAAGTTCGACTTCCTCGGGCTCAAGACCCTGTCGGTTCTGCAAAAGGCGGTGCAACTGCTCGAAAAGCGGGGGATCACGGTCGATCTGGGCCAGCTCGCGTGGGACGATCCGGCGGTTTACGAACTGCTCAAGCGCGGCGACACGGTCGGTGTGTTCCAGCTCGAATCCGAAGGGATGCGGCGCACGCTGACCGCGGTGAAGCCGACCAAGTTCGAAGACATCATCGCGCTCGTCTCGCTCTACCGTCCCGGCCCGATGGACAACATCCCGCTGTTCGGCAAGCGCAAGGGCGGCGAAGTGCCGATCGAGTATCCGCACCCCAAGCTGGAGCAGATTCTCGCCGAAACCTACGGCATTTTCGTCTACCAGGAACAGGTCATGCAGGCGGCGCAGATCCTTGCCGGCTATTCGCTCGGCGATGCCGACCTGCTGCGCCGCGCCATGGGCAAGAAAGTCCAGGCGGAAATGGACGCCCAGCGCGAACGCTTCGTCGAAGGGTGCAAGGCGGTTTCTGGGATCGAGGCGAAGCAGGCGAACGAGCTGTTCGACTTGATCGACAAGTTCGCCGGCTACGGTTTCAACAAGTCGCACGCCGCCGCCTATGCGCTGCTCGCCTACCAGACCGCATGGCTCAAGGCGCATTACCCTGAGGAGTTCTACGCCGCTTCGATGTGTTTCGACATGCACCAGTCGGAAAAGCTGGCGCTGTTCGTGGACGACGCGCGGCGCGGCGGGGTCGAGGTGCGCACGCCCGATGTCAACCGGTCGGAAGCGGAATTCACCGTCGAGCGGACCGACGAAGGCTATGCCGTGCGCTATGCCCTGGCGGGCATTCGCAACGTCGGCGAAAAGGCGATGGAGGCGCTGGTTGCCGAGCGCGAGGCGAATGGCTGGTTCGAAAGCCTGCAGGACCTGTTCGAGCGGGTGCCCAAGGGGTCGATGAACAGCCGCCAGCTCGAAGGCCTGATCTGCGCCGGCGCGCTCGACAGCCTCGATCCCGACCGGGGCAGACTGTTTGCCAATATCGACATGCTGCTGGCCATTGCCGATGCCGCCAACCGCGAGCGTGAAAGCGGGCAGGCGGGGCTGTTCGGCGGCGAGGAGGCCGCCGGCGACACCTTGCGGCTGAAAGAGGCCGAGCCGTGGAGCCGTTCCGACCGCATGGCGAACGAGCGGGAGAACTTCGGCTTCTATTTCTCTGCCCATCCGGTGGAGCAGTACCGCGCCATTGCCAGCGCCAACGGCGCGCGCAGTTACCAGAGCCTGATGGAAGGCGGCGGCCCGGCGGGCGGGCGTCAGCCGGCGGTGATGGCGGCGATGGTGGAGAAAGTGAACAAGGGCCGCACCCGCCGCGGGGGCGAATTCGTGCGCGCCGATTTCTCCGACAGCACGGGCCAGTTCAGCGCCGCCTGTTTCGAGGAATCGCTGGTCGAAAGCTTTCAGAAATGGGCGACCGAGGGCACCTGCGTCCTGCTCAACGTCGAACTCGACAGCCCCAGCCCGGACGAGCCGCCGCGCGTCACCGTGCGCGGCGCGCGCCCGCTCGATGACGTCAAGAGCGGATCGCGCATGGTCCTCTCGATGGACGTTTCAGCGACCGAAGCCCTGACCGAACTGAAGATGGCACTGGCAATCGGCACGCCGGGCCACGGTGAGGTCTACGTCCGGCTGAAGACCGGAATGGGCGAGGAACCTTTGCTGCGTCTGGGCCGCGATTATCAGATCGACGGCGAACTGGCGGAGCGGCTGGCCGAAGTACCCGGGCTAGACAACGTCTCGCTCACCACCCGTCGCGGCGCAGGAAACTTGCGGCTCGTCGCCTGA
- a CDS encoding long-chain fatty acid--CoA ligase, with product MQSWELVVTHLIDHAAREHGAREHVTYWADGTETRANWASIRHDALRMTQALRALGIRKGDRVATLAMNHSRHLVSWYGVAGAGGVLHTINPRLFEDQLEYIANHAEDRVLLYDAAFQPIIDKMRDKWPTIEHYVCYDPPEEFGGMGFEDWIGAHDGDTAWVPVDERDPCMLCYTSGTTGNPKGVLYEHRSTMIHAMAGIQPNAFDFDARSVMLPVVPMFHAASWGLPWAGAITGVKFVYAAVNDPAVLCNLMEREGVTHSAGVPTVWLAMFQHCDSTGTPLPKLQQAIIGGSAAPRFMIERLMKNGSRVAHAWGMTETSPIGTVGAPTPDWDSLSFEEQVDIVTRQGRPVFGVELRTVDLDDWTKELPRDGKSAGALQIRGPWIIERYFRAEEDAVTEDGWFNTGDVGILHPDGTLQLTDRTKDVIKSGGEWISSVELENAACGHPKVAEAAAIGMPHPKWDERPVLFVVAKEGCECTAEEVIGHLEPLVAKWWLPDAVEFVDDIPHTATGKISKKDLRARFADYTLEAAE from the coding sequence ATGCAGAGCTGGGAACTGGTGGTAACCCACCTGATCGATCATGCCGCGCGCGAACACGGCGCGCGGGAACATGTCACTTACTGGGCCGACGGCACGGAAACGCGCGCGAACTGGGCCAGCATTCGCCACGACGCGCTGCGCATGACGCAGGCGCTGCGCGCGCTTGGTATTCGGAAGGGCGACCGGGTGGCGACCCTGGCGATGAACCATTCGCGCCACCTCGTCAGCTGGTACGGCGTGGCCGGGGCCGGGGGCGTGCTGCACACGATCAACCCGCGCCTGTTCGAAGACCAGCTGGAATATATCGCCAACCATGCCGAAGACCGGGTGCTGCTCTACGACGCGGCCTTTCAGCCGATCATCGACAAGATGCGCGACAAGTGGCCGACGATCGAACACTATGTCTGCTACGACCCGCCCGAAGAGTTCGGGGGGATGGGCTTCGAGGACTGGATTGGCGCCCATGACGGCGACACCGCCTGGGTGCCGGTCGACGAACGCGATCCGTGCATGCTCTGCTACACCAGCGGCACGACCGGCAATCCCAAGGGCGTGCTCTACGAACACCGCTCCACCATGATCCACGCCATGGCGGGCATCCAGCCCAATGCGTTCGATTTCGATGCGCGCAGCGTGATGCTGCCGGTCGTGCCGATGTTTCATGCGGCGAGTTGGGGCCTGCCCTGGGCCGGGGCGATTACCGGGGTCAAGTTCGTCTATGCGGCGGTCAACGATCCGGCGGTGCTGTGCAACCTGATGGAACGCGAAGGGGTGACCCATTCCGCTGGCGTGCCGACCGTCTGGCTGGCGATGTTCCAGCATTGCGACAGTACCGGAACACCGCTGCCCAAATTGCAGCAGGCGATCATCGGCGGTTCGGCCGCGCCGCGCTTCATGATCGAGCGGCTGATGAAGAACGGCAGCCGCGTCGCCCATGCCTGGGGCATGACCGAAACGTCCCCCATCGGCACCGTCGGCGCGCCGACGCCCGACTGGGACAGCCTCTCGTTCGAGGAGCAGGTGGACATCGTCACCCGTCAGGGCCGCCCGGTCTTCGGGGTGGAACTGCGCACGGTCGACCTCGACGACTGGACGAAGGAACTTCCGCGCGACGGCAAGAGCGCGGGCGCGCTGCAGATCCGGGGGCCGTGGATCATCGAGCGTTACTTCAGGGCGGAAGAGGACGCCGTGACCGAAGATGGCTGGTTCAACACCGGCGATGTCGGCATTCTCCACCCTGACGGGACGCTGCAGCTGACCGACCGGACCAAGGACGTGATCAAGTCCGGCGGCGAATGGATCAGTTCGGTCGAGCTGGAAAACGCCGCCTGCGGCCATCCCAAGGTGGCCGAGGCGGCGGCGATCGGAATGCCCCATCCCAAGTGGGACGAGCGCCCGGTGCTGTTCGTGGTCGCCAAGGAAGGCTGCGAATGCACGGCGGAAGAGGTGATCGGCCATCTCGAACCGCTGGTGGCCAAGTGGTGGCTGCCCGATGCGGTCGAATTCGTCGACGACATCCCACACACCGCGACCGGCAAGATCAGCAAGAAGGACTTGCGCGCCCGCTTCGCCGACTACACGCTGGAGGCCGCCGAATGA
- a CDS encoding DUF1330 domain-containing protein, with translation MTAYIDPSRANFDAFKALPRDEPIHMLNLLLYRDRAEYPEGHEHAGKDWTGRRAYEEYGKTSGPIFRRVGGTIVWRGAFQTMVTGPDDRRWHDGFVAQYPNSAAFFEMIKDAEYQQAVVNRTAALADSRLVRFKPSEGGEGF, from the coding sequence ATGACCGCCTACATCGACCCGAGCCGCGCGAATTTCGACGCGTTCAAGGCTCTGCCGCGCGACGAGCCGATCCACATGCTCAACCTCCTGCTCTATCGCGACCGGGCCGAGTACCCGGAGGGGCACGAACATGCAGGGAAGGACTGGACGGGCCGCCGCGCTTACGAGGAATACGGCAAGACCAGTGGGCCGATCTTCCGCCGGGTGGGCGGCACGATCGTCTGGCGCGGGGCGTTTCAGACCATGGTGACCGGCCCCGACGATCGCCGCTGGCACGACGGCTTCGTCGCCCAGTATCCGAACAGCGCGGCCTTCTTCGAAATGATCAAGGATGCCGAATACCAGCAGGCCGTGGTCAACCGCACCGCCGCCCTGGCCGACAGCCGCCTCGTCCGCTTCAAGCCGAGCGAGGGCGGGGAGGGGTTCTGA
- a CDS encoding PA0069 family radical SAM protein has translation MEQRLEPEVSGRGAQSGAAPPRFGLATREADGDWRDHVESLDGPPVKLRTTVTEENPKTILSFNRSPDIAFDRSINAYRGCEHGCVYCFARPTHAYHDLSPGLDFETQLFAKPAAADLLRTTLAKPAYRPRPIAMGTNTDPYQPIERQYRITRQVLEVCLDARHPVTITTKSDRVLDDLDLLAQLARHRLVAVAISVTTLDPRLSGKLEPRAAAPAKRLAALGKLVDAGVPAHCSIAPIIPAITDAFMEEIVQRAAALGVRSAGWIPLRLPHEVAPLFREWLSVHFPERGDKVMAIVRSIRAKDGEGRDNDPDFFTRMKPRGVWADLFRARFRLACKRAGIGKTRFELDCSQFRRPEVGGQIRLF, from the coding sequence ATGGAGCAACGCCTCGAACCAGAAGTGAGCGGCCGCGGTGCCCAGTCCGGCGCCGCCCCGCCCCGGTTCGGCCTTGCCACGCGCGAGGCCGATGGCGACTGGCGCGATCATGTCGAATCGCTCGACGGGCCGCCGGTCAAGCTGCGGACCACCGTGACCGAGGAGAACCCGAAGACGATCCTCAGCTTCAACCGCTCGCCCGACATTGCCTTCGACCGCTCGATCAACGCCTATCGCGGATGCGAGCATGGCTGCGTCTATTGCTTCGCGCGGCCGACCCATGCTTACCACGACCTGTCGCCGGGGCTGGATTTCGAAACGCAGCTGTTCGCCAAGCCCGCGGCGGCCGATCTGCTGCGCACGACGCTGGCCAAGCCCGCCTATCGCCCGCGCCCGATCGCGATGGGCACCAATACCGATCCCTACCAGCCGATAGAGCGGCAATACCGGATCACGCGGCAGGTGCTGGAGGTGTGCCTCGACGCACGCCATCCGGTGACCATTACGACCAAGTCCGACCGGGTGCTCGACGATCTCGACCTGCTGGCCCAACTTGCGCGGCACCGGCTGGTGGCGGTGGCGATTTCGGTGACCACACTCGACCCCAGGCTGTCGGGCAAGCTCGAACCGCGCGCAGCCGCACCAGCCAAGCGATTGGCGGCGCTGGGCAAACTGGTCGATGCCGGGGTCCCTGCCCACTGTTCAATTGCCCCGATCATTCCCGCGATCACCGATGCGTTCATGGAGGAAATCGTTCAGCGCGCCGCCGCGCTGGGCGTGCGATCGGCCGGATGGATTCCGCTGCGTCTGCCGCACGAGGTCGCGCCGCTGTTCCGCGAATGGCTCTCGGTCCATTTTCCCGAGCGTGGCGACAAGGTCATGGCCATCGTCCGCTCGATCCGCGCCAAAGATGGAGAGGGGCGCGACAACGATCCCGATTTCTTCACCCGCATGAAACCGCGCGGCGTCTGGGCCGACCTGTTCCGCGCCCGCTTCCGCCTCGCCTGCAAGCGCGCCGGAATCGGCAAGACGCGCTTCGAACTCGACTGCTCGCAGTTCCGCCGGCCCGAAGTGGGCGGACAGATACGGTTGTTCTAA
- the astD gene encoding succinylglutamate-semialdehyde dehydrogenase translates to MSSEIVSFEPATGKELWRSAAGDVDETVDRARRAWPAWAAQPLATRIELCRRFANEVRKKADEFAELIARETGKPLWEAHTEVETVIKKVDISVTAYAERTGQKKLDSALQGTAAVRHKPHGVMAVLGPYNFPAHLPNGHIVPALIAGNVVVFKPSEKTPAVGEFLVECFHRAGISAAVVQLLVGGPEEGKALVAHSGVDGVLFTGSAQAGIAINRKLATNPGKIVALEMGGNNPIVAMDTPKISDAATLVIQSAFTSAGQRCTAARRLIVKDSMYDDLVAEVKALAGRILVGEPFADPAPFMGPVIDNQAADQLMESFLYLLSNGGKAIRHMTRPDDDLPFLSPAIIDTTAMAERPDVELFGPLLQVIRVADLDEGIAEANNTRFGLSASLIGGTPQDYNRFWANIRAGIVNWNRPTNGASSAAPFGGVGLSGNHRPAAFYAADYCAYPVASTEVDQPRASVGVGFKDA, encoded by the coding sequence GTGAGCAGTGAAATCGTTTCGTTCGAGCCCGCGACGGGCAAGGAATTGTGGCGCAGCGCGGCAGGCGACGTGGACGAAACGGTCGACCGCGCCCGCCGCGCCTGGCCGGCCTGGGCCGCGCAGCCGCTGGCGACCCGGATCGAGCTGTGCCGCCGCTTCGCCAACGAAGTGCGCAAGAAGGCGGACGAATTCGCCGAACTGATCGCGCGCGAAACGGGCAAGCCGCTGTGGGAAGCGCACACCGAAGTCGAAACGGTGATCAAGAAAGTCGATATCTCGGTCACCGCCTATGCCGAACGGACCGGGCAGAAGAAGCTCGACAGCGCACTGCAGGGCACAGCCGCGGTACGGCACAAGCCGCACGGGGTCATGGCCGTGCTCGGCCCCTACAACTTCCCCGCGCACCTGCCCAATGGCCACATCGTGCCGGCGCTGATCGCGGGTAATGTCGTGGTCTTCAAGCCAAGCGAAAAGACCCCGGCGGTGGGTGAATTCCTGGTCGAATGTTTCCACCGCGCCGGGATTTCCGCGGCGGTCGTGCAATTGCTGGTCGGCGGGCCGGAAGAAGGCAAGGCGCTCGTCGCCCACAGCGGGGTGGACGGGGTGCTGTTCACCGGTTCGGCCCAGGCCGGCATCGCGATCAACCGCAAGCTGGCGACCAACCCGGGCAAGATCGTCGCGCTGGAAATGGGCGGCAACAATCCGATCGTGGCGATGGATACACCCAAGATATCCGACGCGGCGACGCTGGTGATCCAGTCCGCCTTCACATCCGCCGGCCAGCGGTGCACCGCCGCGCGCCGGCTGATCGTGAAAGACAGCATGTACGACGATCTGGTGGCCGAGGTGAAGGCGCTGGCCGGGCGCATCCTGGTGGGCGAACCCTTCGCCGATCCCGCGCCCTTCATGGGCCCGGTGATCGACAACCAGGCGGCCGACCAGCTGATGGAAAGCTTCCTCTACCTGCTGTCCAACGGCGGCAAGGCGATTCGCCACATGACCCGGCCCGACGACGATCTGCCGTTCTTGTCGCCCGCGATCATCGACACGACCGCAATGGCCGAACGCCCCGACGTGGAACTGTTCGGCCCCCTGCTGCAGGTGATCCGCGTGGCCGACCTCGACGAAGGGATCGCGGAAGCGAACAACACCCGCTTCGGCCTCTCCGCCTCTCTGATCGGGGGCACGCCGCAGGATTACAACCGGTTCTGGGCCAATATCCGCGCCGGGATCGTCAACTGGAACCGCCCGACCAACGGCGCTTCTTCCGCCGCGCCGTTCGGCGGGGTCGGCCTGTCGGGCAACCATCGCCCGGCGGCCTTCTACGCTGCCGACTACTGCGCCTATCCGGTCGCAAGCACCGAAGTGGACCAGCCGCGCGCCAGCGTGGGCGTGGGTTTCAAGGACGCTTGA
- a CDS encoding protein adenylyltransferase SelO family protein: MSQEPQASPYRPDPAIAPLAGWIADAVDPARFPQAKIRFRNRRWDGAIGLDDYDADRWVAHFARFDPLPGNLPRPLALRYHGHQFRVYNPDIGDGRGFLFAQLRDGAGRLLDLGTKGSGRTPHSRTADGRLTLKGAVREILATEMLEALGVYTSKTLSVIETGEELVRHDEPSPTRSAVMVRLSHGHIRIGTFQRLLALEETEHMAQLVDYCLAQFPGPPPPADAPGRGEPAVILMHQAVERMADLAAAWMVAGFVHGVLNTDNINITGESFDYGPWRWLPNWDPGFTAAYFDQNGLYAFGRQPEAVHWNLGQLAVALRLLVDAPPLIAALDRFGPLYMAAVARRWCWRLGVEPLGAERDGRLVAACEQAMRESGDQPDRFFHRHRGGRDAAGDLAAALDGYRPVPGAHPYWDEDEPQTMLIEEVEAIWSAIDREDDWKPLDAKVEAIRRMGAAHGLPPRPGGH, encoded by the coding sequence ATGAGCCAGGAACCGCAAGCGTCGCCCTATCGCCCCGATCCTGCCATCGCCCCGCTTGCGGGCTGGATCGCCGATGCGGTCGATCCCGCACGCTTTCCGCAGGCCAAGATCCGTTTCCGCAACCGCCGCTGGGACGGGGCAATCGGGCTGGACGATTACGATGCGGATCGCTGGGTCGCGCACTTCGCGCGGTTCGATCCGCTGCCCGGCAACCTGCCCCGCCCCCTCGCCCTGCGATACCACGGGCACCAGTTCCGGGTGTACAACCCCGATATCGGCGACGGGCGCGGGTTCCTGTTCGCACAATTGCGCGACGGCGCGGGCCGCCTGCTCGATCTGGGCACCAAGGGTTCGGGCCGAACGCCCCACAGCCGCACGGCGGATGGACGGCTGACGCTGAAGGGCGCGGTGCGCGAGATTCTGGCGACCGAAATGCTGGAGGCGCTGGGCGTCTATACCTCCAAGACGCTATCGGTCATCGAAACGGGGGAGGAACTGGTTCGGCACGACGAGCCTTCGCCCACCCGCTCCGCCGTGATGGTCCGGCTGAGCCACGGCCATATACGCATCGGCACCTTCCAGCGCCTGCTCGCGCTGGAGGAGACGGAGCATATGGCGCAGCTCGTCGATTACTGCCTGGCGCAGTTTCCCGGCCCGCCCCCGCCGGCCGATGCGCCGGGGCGGGGGGAACCCGCAGTGATCCTGATGCACCAGGCAGTGGAGCGGATGGCCGATCTCGCCGCCGCGTGGATGGTCGCCGGGTTCGTCCACGGCGTGCTCAACACCGACAATATCAACATCACCGGCGAAAGCTTCGATTACGGCCCCTGGCGCTGGCTGCCGAACTGGGACCCGGGCTTTACCGCCGCCTATTTCGACCAGAACGGCCTCTATGCCTTCGGCCGCCAGCCGGAGGCGGTTCACTGGAACCTGGGCCAGCTCGCGGTCGCGCTGCGCCTGCTGGTTGATGCCCCGCCGCTGATCGCCGCGCTCGACCGGTTCGGCCCGCTCTACATGGCAGCGGTGGCCCGGCGCTGGTGCTGGCGACTGGGCGTCGAGCCGCTGGGGGCGGAGCGTGACGGCAGGCTCGTCGCCGCCTGCGAACAGGCAATGCGCGAAAGCGGGGATCAGCCCGATCGCTTCTTCCATCGCCATCGCGGCGGGCGGGATGCGGCCGGCGATCTGGCCGCCGCGCTGGACGGATACCGCCCCGTGCCCGGCGCCCACCCCTATTGGGACGAAGACGAACCGCAAACCATGCTGATCGAGGAAGTGGAAGCGATCTGGTCGGCCATCGACCGCGAGGACGACTGGAAACCGCTCGACGCCAAGGTCGAGGCGATCCGCCGCATGGGCGCGGCCCACGGCCTGCCCCCGCGACCGGGCGGGCACTGA
- a CDS encoding alpha/beta fold hydrolase: MGTGFTDRFWESPDGLKLHYRDYDGRADRAPVVCMHGLTRNARDFAALAGHLAGDRRVLVPEMRGRGESEYARDTASYTPATYVADVEALLAQEGIERFVAVGTSLGGLMTMLFAAADPARIAGAVLNDIGPEVETAGLARIGEYLGQARNFPTWMHAARALEEVHAPAHPGFDTEDWIAMAKRGMAVQPNGRIAFDYDMAIAEPFQGGEGAAAPDLWPAFDALASAPLLIVRGALSDLLSDATAQAMVARHGDAELVTVPDVGHAPLLDEPEALAAIDRLVARAA; the protein is encoded by the coding sequence ATGGGCACTGGATTTACCGACCGATTCTGGGAAAGCCCGGACGGCCTGAAACTGCATTATCGCGATTATGACGGGCGGGCGGATCGCGCGCCGGTGGTGTGCATGCATGGCCTGACCCGCAACGCACGCGATTTTGCCGCGCTGGCGGGCCATCTGGCGGGCGATCGGCGCGTGCTGGTGCCCGAAATGCGCGGGCGGGGCGAAAGCGAATATGCGCGCGATACCGCCAGCTATACCCCCGCGACATATGTCGCCGATGTGGAGGCTCTGCTGGCGCAGGAAGGGATCGAACGCTTCGTCGCGGTCGGCACGTCGCTCGGCGGCCTGATGACGATGCTGTTCGCCGCCGCCGATCCGGCGCGGATCGCGGGCGCGGTGCTGAACGACATCGGGCCGGAAGTGGAAACCGCCGGGCTCGCCCGGATCGGCGAGTATCTGGGGCAGGCGCGCAATTTCCCCACCTGGATGCACGCCGCCCGCGCGCTGGAGGAAGTCCATGCCCCGGCCCATCCCGGCTTCGACACCGAAGACTGGATCGCGATGGCCAAGCGGGGGATGGCGGTTCAGCCGAACGGGCGGATCGCGTTCGATTACGACATGGCCATTGCCGAACCATTCCAGGGCGGGGAAGGCGCTGCGGCGCCCGATCTGTGGCCCGCGTTCGATGCGCTGGCTTCGGCCCCGCTGCTGATCGTGCGCGGCGCGCTGTCGGATCTGCTGTCCGATGCCACCGCGCAGGCAATGGTTGCGCGCCACGGCGATGCGGAACTGGTCACCGTGCCCGATGTCGGCCATGCACCGCTGCTCGACGAGCCGGAGGCGCTGGCCGCAATCGACCGGCTGGTGGCCCGCGCGGCATGA